In the Qipengyuania pelagi genome, one interval contains:
- a CDS encoding hybrid sensor histidine kinase/response regulator, whose translation MTDTAKFLLVDDLEENLLALEALLARDGLELHMARSGEDALELMLSNEYALALLDVQMPGMDGFELAEFMRANERSRHIPIIFLTAGSGNAVRRFRGYEAGAVDFIQKPIEADVLRSKANVFLDLYLQRQQIIAQRDELASLTVALQAADQQKNRFLAVLAHELRNPLAVLAAGLNILERRTDQKAIDTSRKSMRQHLSYMTRLVDDLLDINRIERGKISLRRENVLLSDILPSALEIAAPAIEGAGHTLAVDLPEQAIVLDVDPARFVQMVGNIVGNAARYTPHGGQIRVSASRSADKASIVVSDNGVGIPADQQARVFEMFEQSDAGLGVVGDGLGIGLALVKQLVELHGGTIQLVSSTPGEGSTFEIQLPARDG comes from the coding sequence ATGACCGACACCGCCAAATTCCTGCTGGTCGACGATCTCGAGGAAAATCTCCTCGCTCTCGAAGCCCTGCTCGCGCGCGACGGCCTCGAACTTCACATGGCGCGCAGCGGCGAGGATGCGCTCGAGCTGATGCTGTCCAACGAGTATGCACTGGCGCTGCTCGACGTGCAGATGCCCGGCATGGACGGCTTCGAACTGGCCGAGTTCATGCGCGCGAACGAGCGATCGCGGCATATTCCGATCATCTTCCTGACGGCGGGCAGCGGCAATGCCGTCCGCCGCTTCCGTGGCTACGAAGCGGGCGCGGTCGACTTCATCCAGAAGCCGATCGAGGCCGACGTCCTGCGTTCCAAGGCGAACGTGTTCCTGGATCTGTACCTCCAGCGGCAGCAGATCATCGCCCAGCGGGACGAGCTCGCATCTCTGACAGTCGCGTTGCAGGCCGCGGATCAGCAGAAGAACCGGTTCCTGGCAGTGCTTGCCCACGAGCTGCGCAATCCGCTGGCGGTTCTTGCGGCCGGGCTCAACATCCTGGAACGCCGGACCGATCAGAAAGCGATCGACACCAGCCGCAAGTCGATGCGGCAGCACCTCAGTTACATGACACGGCTCGTCGACGATCTACTCGACATAAACCGTATCGAACGGGGCAAGATTTCGCTGCGCCGCGAGAACGTGCTTCTGTCCGATATCCTTCCCTCCGCCCTGGAGATCGCCGCACCGGCGATAGAAGGAGCAGGGCACACGCTCGCGGTCGATTTGCCTGAGCAGGCTATCGTGCTGGACGTTGATCCGGCGCGGTTCGTTCAGATGGTTGGCAATATCGTGGGCAATGCGGCGCGATACACGCCCCATGGTGGGCAAATCAGGGTTTCGGCGAGCCGTAGCGCCGATAAGGCCAGCATCGTCGTATCGGACAATGGGGTCGGTATCCCAGCCGATCAGCAGGCGCGCGTCTTCGAAATGTTCGAGCAGTCGGACGCAGGATTGGGCGTGGTCGGAGACGGGCTGGGGATCGGGCTGGCTCTGGTCAAGCAACTCGTCGAACTGCATGGCGGGACGATCCAACTGGTGAGCAGCACGCCGGGCGAAGGCAGCACTTTCGAAATCCAGCTCCCGGCCCGGGACGGTTAG
- a CDS encoding 2-dehydro-3-deoxygalactonokinase yields the protein MIKGDWGSTHLRLLRIRRGEQDRLTGPGIARLTSSPAETLAQVLSPWAESLSEGVLLCGMAGSQSSLHPTPYIACPADVGAWSRGLSSVPSSEYPTWIAAGLSCQNFADQPDVMRGEEAQIFGALELDPSLASGTHCLVLPGTHSKWAIVRDAEIIRFQTFLTGELFANLTTRSSLLIDREENAGDGQDGFTCGLGEGGTNPLASLFSVRTAQLVGDRSREWARGYLSGILLAAEMAEAVRLTGLVDEITLIGDEDLVTLYQAAAAQAGIRSRAMDGQACVMAGLDRLAGFIERIPA from the coding sequence ATGATCAAGGGTGACTGGGGCAGCACGCACCTGCGCCTGCTCCGGATTCGTCGTGGCGAGCAGGACCGCCTGACCGGCCCCGGCATCGCTCGCCTGACGTCGTCACCGGCCGAAACATTGGCCCAAGTGCTCTCCCCATGGGCGGAAAGCCTTTCCGAGGGCGTCTTGCTCTGCGGAATGGCGGGGTCCCAATCCAGTCTGCACCCGACCCCTTACATCGCCTGCCCGGCGGATGTCGGCGCATGGTCACGCGGGCTAAGTTCTGTGCCGTCGAGCGAATATCCGACATGGATCGCCGCCGGCCTTTCCTGCCAGAACTTTGCCGATCAGCCGGACGTGATGCGCGGCGAAGAAGCGCAGATATTCGGCGCGCTGGAACTGGATCCGTCGCTGGCCTCCGGCACGCACTGCCTTGTCCTCCCCGGAACGCACTCAAAATGGGCCATCGTCCGCGATGCTGAGATCATACGCTTCCAGACCTTCCTGACCGGCGAACTCTTCGCCAACCTGACCACCCGGTCGAGCCTTCTGATCGATCGCGAGGAGAATGCGGGCGACGGGCAGGACGGGTTCACCTGCGGCCTCGGCGAAGGCGGCACGAATCCGCTGGCCAGCCTTTTTTCCGTCCGCACCGCGCAGCTCGTCGGCGATCGCAGCCGGGAGTGGGCGCGAGGTTATCTGTCCGGGATTCTGCTGGCCGCGGAAATGGCCGAAGCCGTGCGGTTGACCGGGTTGGTCGACGAGATAACACTGATCGGCGACGAGGACCTGGTGACGCTCTATCAAGCGGCGGCGGCTCAGGCCGGGATCCGCTCGCGCGCAATGGACGGACAGGCCTGCGTCATGGCGGGCCTCGACAGGCTTGCAGGCTTCATCGAACGGATTCCGGCATGA
- a CDS encoding formylglycine-generating enzyme family protein: protein MKSVMRRSRLDGMVEIPGGEFLMGSDRFYPEEAPARTVRVRPFLLDPEPVTNARFARFVEATGHVTEAERSPDPRRYPDMDPAMAYPGSLVFFPTAGPVPTNRVDLWWHFQAGAQWRHPLGPGSDLSGLDGHPVVHVSFGDAAAYARWAGKRLPTEAEWECAARGGLSDQDYAWGSDLAPGGRMLANFWQGSFPFRNDLLDGWERTSPVGTFPANPFGAFDMIGNVWEWTADWWAVASGDRPTAPACCIPENPRGGTLRGSFDAAMPGVKIGRRVLKGGSHLCAENYCRRYRPAARHPEMVDTSTSHIGFRCAADLPNERSKR from the coding sequence ATGAAATCAGTCATGCGAAGATCGCGACTGGACGGTATGGTGGAAATTCCGGGCGGGGAGTTTCTGATGGGCTCGGACCGCTTCTATCCGGAAGAAGCCCCCGCCCGGACGGTCAGGGTACGACCTTTTCTGCTCGACCCCGAGCCGGTCACCAACGCCCGGTTCGCCCGGTTCGTGGAAGCCACCGGCCATGTAACCGAAGCAGAACGGTCACCGGATCCCCGGCGCTATCCCGATATGGATCCCGCCATGGCCTATCCGGGCTCGCTGGTGTTCTTCCCGACCGCTGGACCGGTCCCGACCAATCGGGTGGATCTCTGGTGGCATTTCCAGGCGGGCGCGCAGTGGCGCCATCCTCTGGGGCCCGGAAGCGACCTGTCCGGGCTGGACGGCCATCCGGTCGTCCATGTCTCTTTCGGCGATGCGGCCGCTTATGCCCGCTGGGCCGGGAAACGCCTGCCGACCGAGGCCGAGTGGGAGTGCGCCGCGCGCGGGGGGCTGAGCGATCAGGACTATGCCTGGGGGAGCGACCTCGCGCCCGGCGGCAGGATGCTGGCGAATTTCTGGCAGGGCAGCTTTCCATTCCGCAACGACCTGCTCGACGGATGGGAAAGGACGTCGCCCGTCGGCACGTTTCCCGCCAACCCCTTCGGCGCCTTCGACATGATAGGCAATGTGTGGGAATGGACGGCCGACTGGTGGGCGGTGGCATCCGGCGATCGGCCTACCGCCCCTGCCTGCTGCATTCCCGAAAATCCCCGGGGGGGAACTTTGCGTGGCAGTTTCGACGCTGCGATGCCCGGCGTGAAGATCGGGCGCAGGGTTCTCAAGGGCGGCTCGCATCTGTGTGCCGAGAACTATTGCCGCCGCTACCGTCCCGCCGCGCGCCATCCGGAGATGGTGGACACATCGACCAGCCATATCGGCTTCCGCTGCGCGGCCGATCTGCCGAACGAAAGATCGAAAAGATGA
- a CDS encoding sialate O-acetylesterase — protein sequence MIAAPAAADQPMVLLRGLSDDAVFQRGKAIEIGGQTVAGSEVTVDLAGVARRTRTNADGTWNVTLPAREAATGLDLTVSSNGTSTVLRSISVGDVILCSGQSNMEFPMAKTALIDRERDLEIDHSLRLLNVPRASARVPLSQFEKPPVWKKTHGNSADFSAVCMLAGREIARTRKVTVGLIAASYGGTPIEAWMSRDELDRAGGMDEEVAVLDLYRRDPAAAGTAHNARLDELWQNVPAINGKPGRSRVGYANLYNAMLAPLATMPLAGAIWYQGEANAGARDGREDYAGKLATLIAGLRTRHGAGLPVVVVQIAPFGALSPAPREDASAEIREAQRLVSEADPLAELVVTTDVGERFDIHPPLKKPVGERAAAALDRIAGIAGAPAGSPRAVGARRVGKTVQVTVAGGTGDLFTAGGTRPAPIALCRTDRDIACISADASLQDGVISVAVPDDFQPDKVRYCWASAPICNVFDRAQLPLGPFELPVARE from the coding sequence ATGATCGCCGCGCCCGCCGCAGCCGACCAGCCGATGGTGCTCTTGCGCGGCCTGTCGGACGACGCCGTCTTCCAGCGCGGGAAAGCGATCGAGATCGGCGGGCAGACGGTTGCCGGCTCGGAGGTAACGGTCGATCTGGCCGGTGTCGCGAGGCGCACACGTACCAATGCGGATGGCACCTGGAACGTCACCTTACCCGCCCGGGAAGCTGCGACCGGCCTCGATCTCACGGTGTCCTCGAACGGCACGAGCACGGTGCTTCGGAGCATTTCGGTAGGAGACGTCATCCTGTGTTCGGGCCAGTCGAACATGGAATTCCCAATGGCCAAGACGGCGTTGATCGACCGGGAGCGCGATCTCGAGATCGATCATTCGCTGCGGCTGCTCAATGTGCCGAGGGCAAGTGCTCGAGTGCCTCTAAGCCAGTTCGAGAAACCGCCGGTCTGGAAGAAGACGCACGGCAACTCGGCTGATTTTTCGGCTGTCTGCATGCTTGCGGGTCGCGAGATTGCCCGGACCCGCAAGGTGACCGTGGGCCTGATCGCCGCGTCCTATGGCGGCACTCCGATCGAGGCGTGGATGTCGCGCGACGAACTCGATCGGGCGGGGGGCATGGACGAGGAAGTGGCCGTATTGGACCTCTACCGGCGTGACCCCGCCGCGGCCGGTACTGCCCACAACGCGCGACTGGACGAATTGTGGCAGAATGTTCCGGCCATTAACGGAAAGCCCGGCAGAAGCCGTGTCGGATACGCAAATCTCTACAACGCCATGCTGGCTCCCTTGGCGACGATGCCCTTGGCGGGGGCGATCTGGTATCAGGGGGAAGCCAATGCGGGCGCGCGTGACGGCCGGGAAGACTATGCCGGGAAACTGGCGACGCTGATCGCCGGGTTGCGAACGCGTCACGGTGCCGGGCTCCCGGTGGTCGTCGTGCAGATTGCCCCTTTCGGAGCGCTGTCTCCCGCCCCGCGCGAAGATGCCTCGGCCGAGATCCGCGAGGCTCAGCGACTGGTTTCCGAAGCCGACCCGTTGGCCGAGCTAGTCGTGACCACCGACGTCGGGGAACGGTTCGACATCCACCCGCCCTTGAAGAAGCCGGTCGGAGAGCGGGCGGCTGCGGCGCTCGACCGTATCGCTGGGATTGCGGGAGCGCCCGCCGGTTCGCCTCGGGCCGTCGGCGCGCGCCGGGTCGGGAAAACCGTCCAGGTGACGGTGGCCGGAGGGACCGGCGATCTTTTCACCGCAGGCGGCACGCGTCCCGCCCCCATCGCCCTCTGCAGGACGGATCGGGACATCGCTTGTATTTCCGCAGATGCGAGTTTGCAGGACGGTGTGATATCCGTCGCGGTACCCGACGATTTCCAGCCGGATAAAGTGCGCTATTGCTGGGCGTCCGCTCCGATATGCAACGTCTTCGACCGGGCGCAGCTTCCATTGGGACCGTTCGAGCTGCCCGTGGCTCGGGAGTGA
- a CDS encoding Gfo/Idh/MocA family oxidoreductase has protein sequence MSKPIRLALVGIGKIARSQHLPAIDRVGRLDLTAMVSTGAVDDDVRFETLSDLVASGLAIDAVSFATPPVGRFELAVEALAAGWHVMLEKPPTATVSELEELRRVAGEKGRTVFAAWHSHEAAGVGAARQWLADRRILGGEVFWHENVRDFHPGQEWIFAPGGLGVFDPAINALSILTEILPCSLFVEEASLVFPANRHAPIRSRGAFATSQAEARIAFDLDFESAGEAQWDIAIRTDRGVLELRNGGADLYIEGVKQAVARTSEYEALYERFVGLVERGESDVDGRPLQLVADIFLTGGRETCEPFAF, from the coding sequence GTGTCCAAGCCCATCCGCCTCGCTCTCGTCGGCATCGGCAAGATTGCCCGATCCCAGCACCTGCCGGCGATCGACCGGGTGGGGCGGCTCGACCTGACGGCGATGGTCAGCACCGGTGCGGTAGACGACGATGTCCGCTTCGAAACTCTGTCCGATCTCGTTGCCAGCGGGCTTGCGATCGATGCGGTGTCGTTCGCGACCCCGCCTGTGGGCCGCTTCGAACTGGCGGTCGAGGCGCTTGCGGCAGGCTGGCACGTCATGCTCGAAAAACCCCCGACGGCGACGGTCAGCGAGCTGGAGGAGCTGCGCCGCGTCGCGGGCGAGAAAGGGCGGACGGTTTTCGCTGCGTGGCACTCCCACGAAGCGGCGGGCGTCGGTGCCGCACGACAATGGCTCGCGGATCGCCGCATTCTGGGAGGAGAAGTTTTCTGGCACGAGAATGTCCGGGATTTCCACCCCGGCCAGGAATGGATTTTCGCTCCGGGCGGCCTCGGTGTGTTCGATCCGGCCATCAATGCCCTGTCGATCCTGACCGAAATACTTCCATGCTCGCTCTTCGTCGAGGAAGCCTCGCTCGTCTTTCCCGCCAATCGCCATGCGCCGATCCGGTCGCGGGGCGCTTTCGCGACATCGCAGGCAGAGGCACGGATCGCGTTCGACCTGGATTTCGAATCCGCCGGCGAGGCACAATGGGACATAGCGATCCGGACAGACCGCGGCGTGCTCGAATTGCGGAACGGCGGAGCCGATCTCTACATCGAGGGCGTGAAGCAAGCCGTTGCGCGGACCTCCGAGTACGAAGCACTGTACGAACGATTCGTCGGATTGGTGGAAAGAGGTGAAAGCGACGTCGACGGCCGCCCCCTGCAACTCGTGGCTGACATCTTTCTCACGGGTGGGCGAGAGACGTGCGAGCCCTTCGCATTCTAG
- a CDS encoding IlvD/Edd family dehydratase — MSGRDTAGMQDDRDRPLRSRAWFDNSDDPGMTALYLERYLNFGLSREELQSGRPIIGIAQTGSDLSPCNRHHLVLADRIREGIRDAGGIAIEFPVHPIQETGKRPTAGLDRNLAYLGLVELLYGYPLDGVVLTIGCDKTTPALLMAAATVDIPAIALSVGPMLNGRSGNRLIGSGTIIWEARQKLAAGEIDDAQFFDLVAASAPSTGYCNTMGTATTMNSLAEALGMQLPGSAAIPAPYRQRQEMAYRTGKRAVDLVREDLRPSKILTRAAFLNAIVVNSAIGGSTNAPIHIAAIARHMGVDLSIDDWHTAGLDVPLLVNMQPAGRYLGEDFYEAGGVPAVLGQLLDAGLIDGSPITVTGKTIDTNYRGKTTLLPDVIRAIDDPLMEKSGFVVLSGNLFDSGILKTSVISQTFRKRFLSDPDDPDAFEGRAIVFEGPEDYHARIDDPGLEVTESDILVMRWCGPIGYPGAAEVVNMRPPEYLLKAGIRELPCLGDGRQSGTSGSPSILNVTPEAAAGGNLAIIRTYDRLRVDLRNRRVDLLLDEAEIESRRTEMRRSIDAHVPRSQTPWQEIQRHSIGGLASGAILEGSETFQRIDTDRGLPRDSH; from the coding sequence ATGAGCGGGAGAGATACGGCCGGAATGCAGGACGATCGGGATCGACCGTTGCGATCACGCGCGTGGTTCGACAATTCGGACGATCCCGGAATGACGGCGCTTTACCTGGAGCGATATCTCAATTTCGGCCTGTCCCGCGAGGAACTTCAGTCCGGTCGCCCGATCATCGGTATCGCTCAGACCGGATCGGACCTGAGCCCGTGCAATCGTCACCACCTGGTTCTGGCCGATCGCATCCGCGAAGGCATCCGCGACGCCGGTGGGATTGCGATCGAATTTCCGGTTCATCCGATCCAGGAGACGGGCAAGCGGCCCACGGCGGGCCTCGATCGCAACCTCGCTTATCTGGGACTGGTGGAATTGCTGTACGGCTATCCTCTCGATGGGGTCGTGCTGACGATAGGTTGCGACAAGACCACCCCTGCCCTGTTGATGGCGGCGGCGACGGTCGACATACCGGCGATAGCCCTGTCGGTGGGGCCCATGCTCAACGGGCGGAGCGGCAACCGCTTGATCGGCTCTGGCACGATCATCTGGGAAGCACGCCAGAAGCTGGCCGCCGGTGAGATTGACGATGCGCAGTTCTTCGACCTCGTCGCGGCATCGGCTCCTTCCACCGGCTATTGCAACACCATGGGCACCGCCACCACCATGAACTCGCTGGCCGAAGCTCTCGGCATGCAGCTTCCCGGATCGGCAGCCATCCCGGCTCCGTATCGCCAGCGCCAGGAGATGGCATACCGGACCGGAAAGCGGGCGGTGGACCTGGTCCGCGAGGATCTCAGGCCGTCGAAGATCCTGACTCGCGCGGCTTTTCTCAACGCCATCGTCGTCAACTCGGCGATCGGGGGATCGACCAATGCGCCGATCCACATCGCCGCGATCGCGCGACATATGGGTGTCGATCTCAGCATAGACGACTGGCACACGGCCGGGCTGGACGTGCCCCTGCTGGTCAACATGCAACCCGCCGGTCGCTATCTGGGCGAAGATTTCTACGAGGCCGGGGGCGTTCCGGCCGTTTTGGGGCAATTGCTCGATGCAGGCCTGATCGACGGAAGCCCTATCACCGTTACCGGTAAAACGATCGATACGAATTATCGCGGGAAGACCACCCTGCTTCCTGACGTGATCCGAGCGATCGACGACCCTTTGATGGAAAAATCGGGATTCGTCGTTCTCTCAGGCAATCTGTTCGACTCCGGAATCCTCAAGACCAGCGTCATTTCCCAGACGTTCAGAAAGCGCTTTCTGTCGGACCCCGACGATCCCGATGCTTTCGAGGGTCGCGCGATCGTGTTCGAGGGCCCGGAGGACTACCATGCTCGGATCGACGACCCCGGACTGGAGGTGACGGAGTCCGATATTCTGGTCATGCGCTGGTGCGGGCCGATCGGGTATCCGGGCGCCGCCGAAGTGGTCAACATGCGTCCGCCCGAATATCTGCTGAAGGCGGGCATCCGCGAATTGCCCTGCCTCGGCGATGGACGGCAATCGGGCACCAGCGGTTCGCCCTCTATCCTGAATGTGACGCCCGAGGCAGCGGCTGGAGGCAACCTCGCGATAATCCGCACATATGATCGCCTGCGCGTGGACCTGCGCAATCGACGTGTCGACCTTCTGCTGGACGAAGCCGAAATCGAGAGCCGCCGCACCGAAATGCGGCGGAGCATCGATGCGCATGTGCCCAGGTCCCAGACGCCGTGGCAGGAAATCCAGCGCCATTCGATCGGCGGCTTGGCGAGCGGCGCCATCCTCGAAGGCAGTGAGACATTCCAGCGCATCGATACCGATCGAGGCCTGCCCCGCGATAGCCATTAG
- a CDS encoding sodium/sugar symporter, whose translation MNLATLDIAVIGAYGIFIFGLAQWVSSRKTEAGPRNSSDYFLASRSLPWWAIGASLIAANISAEQIVGMSGSGYAMGLAIASYEWMAAATLLIVGKWFLPIFLRNDIVTMPQFLDRRYGPSLRTLMAVFWLALYVFVNLTSIIWLGSIVINKVAGLPQDAALALLGAFALLYQLRGGLKAVALTDIVQVTLLIMGGLVISYLTLGEIGQGQGVVAGWNRLMGEAPGHFHMILSPDNPFYADLPGLSVLVGGMWIANLSYWGFNQYIIQRALAAKSLDEAQKGILFAAFLKLLMPLIIVVPGIAAVILAPDLAKPDEAYPSMMRLLPTGLLGLVFAALIAAIIASTASKINSVATIFTLDIYAKFRGIAPAGLEQADAASASSAVQEKQLVLVGRLAATAAILLAVLTARPLLGSSDQAFQFIQEFTGFFTPGITVIFLLGLFWKRANEAGAIGAAIISVVGSYLFKVLTPALPFMDRMAIVFGLALAGAVVISLAMQGRGARDTIRTDDVGYRTGAIFNTGATAVILILIALYATFW comes from the coding sequence ATGAACCTGGCAACGCTCGATATTGCTGTTATCGGGGCCTACGGGATCTTCATCTTCGGCTTGGCCCAATGGGTCAGCAGCCGGAAGACCGAAGCCGGCCCCCGCAATTCGTCCGATTATTTCCTGGCCTCGAGAAGTCTGCCCTGGTGGGCGATCGGCGCTTCGCTGATCGCCGCGAATATCTCGGCAGAGCAGATCGTCGGGATGTCAGGGTCCGGTTATGCCATGGGCCTCGCGATCGCATCGTACGAATGGATGGCGGCGGCGACGCTGCTGATCGTCGGCAAGTGGTTCCTGCCTATCTTCCTTCGCAACGACATCGTCACGATGCCGCAGTTTCTCGACCGGCGGTATGGCCCGAGTCTGCGCACCCTGATGGCGGTGTTCTGGCTGGCCCTGTACGTATTCGTGAATCTCACATCGATCATCTGGCTCGGATCGATCGTCATCAACAAGGTGGCGGGGCTGCCCCAGGATGCCGCATTGGCTCTCCTTGGCGCCTTTGCGCTCCTCTACCAGTTGCGCGGGGGTCTGAAGGCCGTCGCGCTCACCGATATCGTACAGGTGACGCTGTTGATTATGGGCGGGCTGGTTATTTCCTATCTGACCCTCGGAGAGATCGGCCAAGGCCAGGGCGTCGTCGCGGGCTGGAACCGGTTGATGGGCGAGGCGCCAGGCCATTTTCACATGATCCTGTCCCCCGACAATCCTTTCTATGCCGACCTGCCGGGATTGTCGGTACTGGTCGGCGGAATGTGGATCGCCAACCTCTCCTACTGGGGTTTCAACCAGTACATCATCCAGCGCGCACTGGCCGCGAAATCGCTCGATGAGGCGCAAAAGGGCATCCTCTTCGCTGCGTTTCTGAAACTGTTGATGCCCTTGATCATCGTCGTGCCGGGCATCGCGGCGGTCATCCTCGCGCCCGATCTGGCGAAGCCGGACGAGGCCTATCCGTCCATGATGCGCCTTCTCCCCACCGGTCTGCTCGGCCTGGTGTTTGCCGCCCTGATCGCGGCGATCATTGCCAGCACCGCCTCGAAGATCAATTCGGTGGCGACGATCTTCACGCTCGACATCTATGCGAAATTCCGCGGTATCGCTCCCGCCGGACTGGAGCAGGCCGACGCTGCGTCGGCGTCGTCTGCGGTCCAGGAAAAGCAGCTGGTGCTGGTGGGCCGTCTCGCAGCGACGGCGGCAATCCTGCTCGCTGTCCTGACGGCGCGACCGCTGCTCGGCTCCAGCGATCAGGCGTTCCAGTTCATCCAGGAGTTCACCGGGTTCTTCACCCCGGGGATTACCGTGATCTTCCTCCTCGGCCTGTTCTGGAAGCGCGCCAACGAGGCGGGGGCGATCGGCGCCGCGATCATCTCGGTGGTCGGATCGTACCTCTTCAAGGTGCTCACCCCTGCATTGCCGTTCATGGATAGGATGGCGATCGTGTTCGGTCTCGCTTTGGCAGGGGCGGTCGTCATCTCCCTCGCGATGCAGGGCAGGGGCGCGCGCGACACGATACGGACCGACGATGTCGGCTATCGGACCGGCGCGATCTTCAATACGGGTGCGACGGCGGTCATCCTGATCCTGATCGCCCTTTATGCGACATTCTGGTGA
- a CDS encoding SMP-30/gluconolactonase/LRE family protein, which yields MSPSSRIGFAPLATIDVGNTLGEGVVWQAQGSAFLWTDIEGRSLHRLEWPGLRHSRFDLPYRLCSFAITRDETEIVAAFEMGIAYYDFADGSIDWLARPELPVGVRFNDGRCDRTGCFVVGTMVEEPDAIAPSASGTLARLEPSGTLTTLLSGISISNALCWSPDGTKMYHADSPTGQLRAYDYPSVKPTGVGLSRYDGGMVPDGACVDAEGRIWVAAWGGSAVIVHSPDGAILDRIPVPARQPTCVAFGGWDLDILAVTSATQGIAPQDRQKDGALHLFRVEARGILEVTADYR from the coding sequence ATGTCACCGTCCAGCCGAATCGGTTTCGCGCCGCTCGCCACGATCGATGTCGGGAACACCCTGGGCGAGGGCGTTGTGTGGCAGGCGCAGGGCAGTGCCTTTCTATGGACCGACATCGAGGGCCGGTCGCTTCACCGGCTCGAATGGCCGGGATTGCGCCACAGCCGGTTCGACTTGCCCTATCGCCTCTGCTCGTTCGCCATCACGCGCGACGAAACCGAGATCGTGGCCGCTTTCGAGATGGGGATCGCCTATTACGATTTCGCCGATGGTTCGATCGATTGGCTGGCTCGCCCCGAGCTGCCCGTCGGTGTGCGGTTCAACGACGGTCGCTGCGACCGAACTGGATGCTTCGTCGTGGGAACCATGGTGGAGGAGCCAGATGCGATCGCGCCGTCGGCGAGCGGCACGCTGGCGCGGCTCGAACCGTCCGGCACGCTGACCACCCTGCTCAGCGGTATTTCGATTTCGAACGCGCTGTGCTGGTCGCCGGACGGTACGAAGATGTATCATGCGGACAGCCCGACCGGGCAGCTCCGAGCGTATGACTATCCTTCGGTGAAGCCGACCGGTGTGGGGTTGTCGCGATACGATGGAGGCATGGTTCCGGATGGCGCGTGCGTGGATGCGGAAGGGCGGATCTGGGTGGCGGCCTGGGGTGGCAGTGCCGTAATCGTCCATTCCCCTGACGGAGCCATTCTGGACCGGATACCGGTTCCTGCTCGCCAGCCCACCTGCGTCGCGTTCGGGGGGTGGGATCTGGACATTCTTGCCGTCACCTCCGCGACACAGGGCATCGCCCCGCAGGACCGGCAAAAGGACGGGGCGCTGCACCTGTTCAGAGTCGAGGCACGGGGCATCCTCGAGGTTACGGCGGACTATCGATGA
- a CDS encoding 2-dehydro-3-deoxy-6-phosphogalactonate aldolase — MTLDDLIADGAAPIVAILRGIREDEIEDVAAALVEAGISIIEVPLNSPRPLASIRRLVDRFGESALCGAGTVTSVADVREVASAGGRLIVTPNTDQRVISEALSLGLEVIPGCQTPTEAFTAIAAGARRIKLFPAGTLGPNHLRALRDVLPDGTGIWAVGGTDRNSLRDWLSSGAEGIGVGSALYRKGDGRQDVGPRAADLVAAWKELKAGEGTE; from the coding sequence ATGACGCTGGACGATCTGATTGCCGATGGCGCCGCACCGATCGTCGCCATCCTCCGGGGTATCCGCGAAGACGAAATCGAAGATGTCGCCGCGGCGCTGGTCGAGGCCGGTATCTCCATTATCGAAGTGCCGCTGAACTCGCCCCGGCCGCTCGCCTCGATCCGGCGCCTCGTGGACCGGTTCGGCGAAAGCGCGCTTTGCGGCGCCGGCACGGTCACATCCGTTGCCGATGTGCGTGAAGTCGCTTCGGCGGGAGGGCGGCTGATCGTGACCCCGAACACCGATCAGCGGGTGATCTCGGAAGCGCTGTCGCTGGGGCTCGAGGTGATTCCGGGGTGCCAGACGCCGACCGAAGCTTTCACCGCGATCGCTGCCGGGGCGAGGCGGATCAAATTGTTTCCGGCCGGAACGCTTGGCCCGAACCATCTCCGCGCCCTTCGCGACGTATTGCCGGATGGGACGGGGATCTGGGCGGTGGGCGGAACCGACCGGAACTCCCTGCGCGATTGGCTGTCCAGCGGAGCCGAGGGGATCGGGGTCGGCAGCGCCCTGTATCGGAAGGGCGACGGCCGGCAAGACGTCGGGCCCCGCGCCGCCGATCTCGTCGCCGCATGGAAAGAGCTGAAGGCCGGAGAGGGAACAGAATGA